ACCAGGGCTCTCTGCTTTCACAGCTGACAGGCTCGTTCTCTGCACTCCTGTGGGTTCTGGAGATATTTTAGACTTTTATGGGGCTTTTTAGCTGCTGgggctgtttttttccccttcctagTATCCTTTTGCTTTGAGCTGCCGGTGTGCATGTGACTGCTGTGGCGTGTAGTTAAATGAGTGCAGGAAGACCCCACTCCCTCCTGTGAGGAGACATTAGGaggctgcagggtgctggtggtggtgggaaCCATCTCCAGGGATATGCAGAGCCAGGATGGGTGCTGGAGGAAATTAGGaatcagaatcattaaggttgaagaagaccactaagatcatctagtccaaccatcaatccatctgcaccatgtccctcagtgctacgtctccacatttcttgagcacctccagagacaacctccagcacttccctgggcagcctgttctaataACTaaccactccttctgagaataAGTTCCCTCTATACacaacctgagcctcccctggcacaactgaAGCAATTAGCTCTCATCCAGACTCCAGATCAGCTTGAGAACCTACAGCTTGAGCCACAAACCCATGGAGGCTGTAGCTCTTTGGTGGATGTATCAACCTATGCTTGCCTGCTTTCCGCATCTTATTTTTGGGATGCACCCTCATGTGTTCACCCTCTGTCATAATGTCACAGAGTTTGGGAAGGCCACCAAGATCATTCTGTCCAACCACTCGTTCATCATCACCTTGCTAATTAAACCATGTCATCCAACATGACATCTGTTTGAAAGCAACTGAATGTCATCACCATCGTATGCAACCAGTGTTGGTTGTATCCTTGCTGCTATGGGGAGGCTGAGAGCTCCCTCCATCACCTACTCATGGGATTTCCCAGGGCTGCATTCCCCATATGAGCAGCACAGCATTAATTGGGGCAGCTCAGCCGTTTGAGCCAGCCCCGGGTGATGCCACAGTTATTTAAAGTGCAGCTGAAGCAgaactgggaggcactgggggGCTTAACAGCTAAGGAAGATGATGGCCAGGAGCAATGCAAGCGGGGAGAAAATAATGGAGAGCATggacaaaagcataaaaatccTGAAAACAATGGCTGTGTGTCAGAAAGGAGGAGGCTTCTTTGCTCCCCTTGCTGTCTAACTGATGTTATCCTCTGATACAAATCCCATTCCTGTCGGGAGGTATTTGCTTTGCGTGCTGCAGCCACCCTGAGTTAACCTCTGTGTTTTCTTATGGCTCCCGCTGAAATTGGAGGAAGGAGTCTGCTTTGAATCCAGCAGGCTTTGAGCGCAGCCCGTGCTCCCTGCCTTTAGCCGTTCTCAGATTACTGCCCAGGCTGCAGTCCttgtgatgaggagggggaTGCTTCCCTATCATACATCTGGGTTATTGATCCCCAGTTAGAGCCTCCTTGGATCCATGCCCCCACTTGTGCATCCTGCTCTGGTTCTAGCTTGAATCATAGAAACTTTAAAGTTGGAAAGACCATTGGGATCATCTAATCCAGCCATCAACCTGCATGGGTCCCACCTTTGTCCTCTCCTTTGTGCCAACCAAGGAGCAGAACCTTCCTGATGTGGCCACAGCTGCAGTGGAGCTCATTCTCCCCTTCCACTGCTGAGCCTGACCAATTCAGAGATGGGAGAACAGCTACCCTGCTAAAATATCACCCCCCAAAATGTTCCCCACTTGGGGATGGCCTCGCCTGGAGGAGATTTGCTGTGCACTACGGCCCTAGCTTCCTTCTTCAATACCCCTCTAGTTATTGTATGGGGAGGTGGTTCAGAACACCTACAAAAAGGTAAGGGCTttgctgcagctcacagcatgATATTTTTTGTGCCCAGAGGGAGGCTTTGAGGGTGCAGAACCTCCTGGCGTAGCGCTTGAGAATCATCGACACCCGAGTGGAGCCAGGCGCGGGGCTGCGTTAAGCAGACTGCTGTTTGGAATTGCTCCGCGGGGTGAACTCACCCAGCACCACACCTAGGTTTTGTTTGCAGGAAGCCAATTCATTTGCTCCAAGGAGTGAACTCATGTTGCTGCAATGCGAGCGGCAGgggagccaggagctgggaggAACCGGGAGCTGGGTTATCCGAAAGCATGGACCCACCCGAGATGAGAAAGCACCAGGGtcggggctgctgctgctgcttttgttcctGTTGACATTTTTAAGTGAGGTTTGTCTGCTGGCTGGATGCTTTGCTGCACAAACTGATGGCAGAGGAACAAGAGCCTCCCACTCCAGTGGTGTAAAATTGCTGCCCATCGCTGGCCGGAATAGAGATCTGCAGAACAACTGACACCACAACGCCCACGGGTTGGACAGAACGGGGCGCTTGGGACTGCATCCCTCCTCCAAagaccatccctggaggcatctgAGGCCAGGTTGGGTGCGATCCTGGGGAGCCTGACCTGGTGGATGGCAACCTGCTCACAGCAAGGAGTTGAAATTGCAttggctttaaggtcccttccaacccaaaccattctatggttcaatgattctgtgatcgtGGCATTTTCCCACAAAGCTTACAGGATCTGGCCCTGTGGGGTTTGAATCCATGCCCTGTGAGCACCAAATCCATGAAGTAATGTGTCtttagtgaagcactggaacaagttgtcttgttggagacactcaaggtcagactgaatgagactctgagcacctgatggagctgtaggtgtctctgttcattgcaggggggttggactagatggcctttaatggttctttccaactcaaacaattctatgattctatgaaaacaaatggTGATGTTCTAGACAAAACCAGTCAGTACTTAATCTCTCCACCTGCTCCCAATAACTTCAGTTGCCAACCCCAGAGAGGTGACGTGATGGGGACAGAAGCAGAGGACATGTTTCAGAACCAGCAAAACAAGGACTGGAGTCAGAACACCAGGACTATCAAGCACTGGACGTTTATATGAACCTCCTGGAACTGTTTTTGCATGAGGCACAATGAGACAGTGAAATCCTCTAAAAGGCCATGGAAGAGGCAACCAGCTGCTCTCCTGGATGTGGTTTAGCTCccagcataaaaataaatgagatgaaTTGCAAGACAGGTAAATGCCACAGCTTATGGCATGGTGTGAAGGAGCCAGCTGTCAGGAGACCTTAGCTGATGCTATGCTACAGGCACAGGTGTTTCTCtgcctccccagctttcctgctgtAGCCAAGGGGCCAAATACATGACCTTCATATGGAGGGGGTCTATGCAAATCCATAGTGCTAAGTTACACTTATGTTACAATAACAAGGAAGTCTGGATCCCCAGGGCTCaatgtcttcctttctttggAAGGAAGCAATGCAAAGCCAGAGAGGACTTGACTTTAAAGACCTTATCTGTTATATAAATTATACCATGCTCTTCTCCATAGCACAATCCAGCCAGATGCTCAGCAGTGTGAACTGCCTTAATGCTGCTCAAGTCCCTGGGATAATCCCAGTTTTCCTCACAGTCCCGTTGTTGTGAGTATCCCTGGTcccctgtgctgggacctgGGTGAGAATGGACTCCAAGATCATGACTTTGGTGGATGCTGGTGAAGTGCCTGGCAGACATCCCATCGACTTCAAAGGGAGCATCTTCCAAGGACACCATCTCTGATTACAGACGtcagggatggaagggacctgtTACATCACATCCtatcctttcttccttccaaaaCAGAGCTCTTCTGCACAGTAATGTGCCTCGAGAGCATGCATCTTGCCTTTCTTCACCCTGAGGGTCACTGATAAGACCCCAAAACGCCACTGCCGTGACCAGCAAGTGTCTTCTGGTCCCAGCCCACTACTTTCTGCTGCATTCCTTCAGATCAGCGTGAAATTTCAGTTGCAGttcctttctgcttcctttaAATCATTGCAAGTAATGCAGGCAAGATGGTGAGCTGCACAGAAATCGATGGGGTCAGATAAGGAATATGCGTAGCTACTTGAGCTCTGAGCAGACCTGCTCAGTTCCCACCTTCATAGTTCTCCCTGCTGGGTTCAGGTGTGATGAGCTAGAGAGGGTGTTTGAAAGGAGAGGACTTGGAGTTTACCTGGAGCACGGCACACACCTGGTCATGTAGCCTCCTACTACAGATCAGTGTGAAGTACAGGTCTTCAGCACCATGTGGCTCTGCTGGCATCAGGTGTTTTTCCAGTGTCTAAGATATTCCATTTGGGgttgaattttgaattttcttggCATCCAGGTGTGTTATTGACGCCCTTCACTCAACCTGGGCAGATCCTTCCCCTTCTTGCTCCTGGCTCTGTGCTAAAGAAGTGCTGAATCCAAAGTTCCCTTTCTTCCACCCCCCAAGTGCTTAGGGAAGCTTTAGATCTGAATCCGAATTAAGTGGCTCATTCCTCTCTCAATTTCCCATGTTTAATTcaaaaggaaacattaaaaTGGCAGGAGCCGAGCCAAGACAGGGAGGGTCCATACGAAACAGTTATTCTAACACTGTTACCATGGTAAAAACTCTTATCTCCTACTGTTGGTGCCCCGCACCCATCACAGTGGTATCTGAGCTGCACGGGGTGAAATTCTTCCTGTGTATGTACAGGGCAGCTCCAGTTTGGACTTTGCTGCATCGTGTAGAAGCATTGTGTAACGCCAAGCAAGGGTTTGGTCAACTCTGCGAACACTGAGATCTTTCTTGGAATTTGTAGCAGGCCTgccccaaaaaaaaacagtttgggttttattttgttcccttaaaaaataaataaagaaataatgaacAACACAAAAAAGAAGGAGAGCAAAACAGATGAGGAAAATAGACATTTGCCTGTCTTCTTGCGTTGCAACTGGACAGTGTCTGTGCATCAGCCTCAAGGATTTTGGGGttgcttttccttccacttGATTTAGCTTCCTCTTTTCTCTAATTCTGAACTTATTCCCACATGTCACTGAATCTTTCCATTTTGGTTTCCGTATTGCTTTGGTCTTGTGTGCTGCTTTTTGATCTGGGATCTCCACTGTTTTTGTGACATCAGTGTCGAAAGACAGTTGGGTGTTTCTGTTGCCCAAAGCTCTGTTTCCAAAATAACTCAGCTCACTGTGTCTGGGGGCCAGGTAATACCATCTGAAGGTGGATGGTATGTTCCTTCTGCATTGGTGATAGCAGCACTGTGGAAATGCCAGTGGAGGTCAAAGCAGTGGTCCCACTGGGTATTCCCAGAGAATAAATAGATCCCCAGCCCCCACAAGGGTATCAGTAGCAGATGATACATAGAGAAAAAGGCCCTTTGAAGCCTTGTTGGCTTGCTTCTGGAGAGGTCAGGTGCTGCTGGCATCTCAGATATATCGTGCAAGCCAAATGGCCTGTGGGGTCAACAGCGTTCTTCCATTAAAATCCATGTGCTCATGGATAAGGGTGATCTAGCTGAGATGTTGTTGGTCTGAATTTCCATGGTAGAGCTCCTCCTTTGAAGGATCTGACGAAACCAAGCTGGAAAGTAGGCTTCCTCTACTAAGAAGAGGTAGAATGTAGATGTAAAGCAGTGCATATGGGGAAAACTGTACCAGATTACACTCATAAAATGTTAGACACTGAACTGACCATAATCTCAGAGAAAGGAGGCCTTGGAGTTTCTGTAGATGAAAATCTCAGATCTGTGCCCAGTAGTGGCCACAAATCAAATCAGGAGTGATTAGAAAAAGATTATGAGGTGAATCAGAGAGCATCAGCATCAGCTAAATAAACTCAGAGAGCACCCACAGTATGAATACTGCATGTGGTTCTGCTTCTCCCAGCTCCCCAAGGACACACTGGGGTGAGGATGggttcagagaagagcagcagcgGTGCTCAGAGGTGCAGGATGGCTGCAAGACAGTAAtcagatgaggaaaaagaagtagatgatagaatcattaaggttggaaaataccactgagatcatctagtccaaccatagATGATGGAGGACTGAAAATACAGAGGAGATGAATCCGTTGCTCCCTCATCTCAAGAACTGGGGAACCTGAAGTGAGGACAGTGGGAGGCAACTTCAAAGCAAGCAAAAGGAGGGCTGTGGTGTTGAGAAGGAGGAGGGAACTGCAAAAGCATGTTGTGGGCGCTACTATTGCCAGGGTTTCAACTTACTGTGCGAAATTAATGAACAAAAAGATCTATTGTGGGTTGCTAATACCGAGGAAGCACATCTAGTTGGGTTCATGGAACTGGCATTTATTGGAGCCTGGCAGAATACTCAGGGAAATACTATATGTTTCTGGGCTATTCTACTCTTCCATTGGTATCTGCATGCAGCTGCTATGGGGTTAGCAGAGAGGCAGAACCCCTTTTAACCCCTCTTACCTTATGTAAAGCCAGGGGTGAGCCTGGCTTCGTGTCtctggaaaaaagagaagctcAGGCACGAGCATGGCAAGAAGCTTTAAAATCTCCAACCATAAGCAGAGCATGATACCCTAGAGGGATGAGGAGGATGGAGGCTGGTATGGAGGCAGATGGTTGAGAGACATTCGGCCATTGCAGTGATTGATGTTGCATGAAAACTTAGATTGACAGGCGCTCAGACAGCCTGAGCAGTGAGGATGGATTTCAGATAAACGCCCGGCTCCAGTTTCCCATAGGCAATAGATTCTTGTGCATTAAGGGCTGAATGACCTTTAGCAATTTTGCAAAGTAGCGGACGGGGCCCCAAGCCTATTTGAACTCAGCGGATTTTCTCTTTAAGCTGGACATAGCAAAGCTGCGTGCCTAAAATTGAGCTCACATGTAGCATTTTGCTGGATGGCAATATAAAAACAGTCCAACCTTCTGTACCCCATGCATTTATTTGGACACGTGCTGCTTAATTTGAATCGTTTGCATGTTTCACGTTACACTTGAAATCTTCAAGGGTAAAGAAATAACTTACATCAGATAATGCCTTCCTGAGAGGCAGAGTGATGGGCGCTTTGGTGCTCAGCATGAGGCAGTGGGTTGGAATTTCAGAGCAGATTTGGAAGCTGTGAGTGATGCTGTTTGAGCTCATGTCACCTCTGCCAGCATTACTCCCTTACTGCACAAGACTGCAATGGCTTTGCAGCCGCTTGCAGGGAGGAGGATGCTCGAGGCAAGTCACTCAAGGGGCTGGCAACAGGGGGTTGGGTTTTCCAAGAAAAACAGGGTCTGGCCTCTCTGGGAAGCCAACTGAGCGGCAGGCAGGCATCCCATGTCCTGCCATCACGCTTTGAGCAGAACTGCCCCGCTGAAATCGAGAGGTCTCATGCTGCTTCATTCCCGCGGAGATCAGCAGGGGAGTTCTTCTGCAAAACCTGTTGGGACCATATGGCCTTTTATCGCAGAGTTCCTATTTGTGTTAAAAACCACTAAGAAAATAACCTACAATTGTTTTGTCATGCTTCGAGcaagatattttgtttttctggcctaatttttttttctttccctgttaCCCTTTCTAGGTTCCCTGCTATTCTTATGGTCAAAAGTTGTCCAAACTGGCCATCTTGAGAATAGCCTGTAACTATATCCTTTCCCTGGCCAGACTAGCAGACCTGGATTACAGCGCTGACCACAGTAACATGAGCTTCTCTGAATGCGTGGAGCAGTGCACTAGGACCTTACAAGCAGAAGGAAGATCTAAAAAAAGGAAGGTATGTTACAGTCTCCTCCACCCCCCCAAATAACGGTAAAAGTTacaaaagaggggaaaaaaaaaaaaatctgaagccatttccttcctttctcaacCTCTTGAATTTTTCCTGATTCTTTACTCCTCATCTTTCTCCCACTTCTCGgctctttgctctttctgtctGATCCTGTAATAACCACATTCCTTGCTAATCAAAAGCTTTGCTCTCCTCGCCAGGCTCTTCCTCTCATTAGTCCCCCCCTCGTGTTTTAACACAACATGATCCTATTAGCGTTGTCTTGTGGCTGTTGTTGGTTAAAAGCAACCAGCATTTTGGAGAGCCCAGAACGTGGCCGCCCGGCTctgatttctgctttgtttaatCTAACACTTATCTCTGTGAAAATCGCCTgacaacaaccaaaaaaagtaGCTAATGGAGATGTTGTATGTATAAACATATTAGGAAGATGTATGACCTGAAGGACATGTGGGTATCTTGAGGAAACAACGCTGAATCTAATTACGCATCACATTCCTTTAGGTTACTTAACGCTGAACCAATTAGGTGAAATCATCATCAAGCTGCAGTAGGAGGAAGCAGAGCGCTCGGCCAGTTTTCCTCTTGGAAAGTGACATGGGTAAATTAAAGGAGTGATTGATGTCTTTGTTCGGGCTTTTATGACAAAAAGAGTTTTGTAAACTTGAATTGAACTTCCCCCTGCTTTCTGGGCTCGCTTGTCATGCAGGATAATAAATCAGCGGGGCTTTAATGGATAAATGGACAGCTAAGCTGGGGAGCAGGCTCCTTCCCGGTGTCGTTAAGGTCTGCCTCTGATTCGGGCAGGTTTCCCtggttttcctctttttcagccCAGCAAATCATCCGTCAGAAGTTCGGGTTATAAATAAACACAATAGTATGCTCTCTGTCGCTTCCTGAGGCCATATTTTTGACCCCCAGAGCTGTAGTGCCAGGTGAGATGTGCACAGCAAGATGTGGCCAAGGAGATACAGGAGTTGTGTATGGGGACAGTCTGAAATTGAGGATTTACTGCAGGGAAATGGGTGACCCAGGGATACTGCTGCAGTGCCACGAGCCCTAGGGCAGGAGATGGGAGAGGAGTCCTAGGGCTGATCAACCTCTCAAAGTCAAAATGGAGGAAGTCATTGGTCAAAATGGAACATCCATTATGGCTCCCGGGCAATTCTCTGGGCTGGCACTGAGGCTTTTGGTGCCTG
Above is a window of Meleagris gallopavo isolate NT-WF06-2002-E0010 breed Aviagen turkey brand Nicholas breeding stock chromosome 4, Turkey_5.1, whole genome shotgun sequence DNA encoding:
- the ATOH8 gene encoding protein atonal homolog 8; the protein is LANARERTRVHTISAAFEALRKQVPCYSYGQKLSKLAILRIACNYILSLARLADLDYSADHSNMSFSECVEQCTRTLQAEGRSKKRKVT